The following proteins are co-located in the Fructilactobacillus carniphilus genome:
- a CDS encoding MBL fold metallo-hydrolase — protein MSADDFKISVLSSGSGGNCTYIETPQHKVIQDAGLSGIRIKRLMEGIGKDLADVDTMLVTHEHTDHAKGVGILARKYGMNVYANEETWRAMDGKIGKIPVEQKYVFDPDTTELWGDLDVESFTVAHDAAHAQFYNYHHNGKSFVIITDTGSVSDHVAGLIRNADAYLFECNYDPEMLMNGDYSYSTKLRINSSTGHLSNQDSTEILMDVMGLKTKRIFLAHRSHHNNTKALARLTVASIMKNNGLGVGHDFQLFDTDVEKASPLLNL, from the coding sequence ATGAGTGCGGATGATTTTAAAATTAGCGTGTTGTCGAGTGGAAGTGGCGGTAATTGTACCTACATTGAAACGCCTCAGCACAAAGTTATCCAAGACGCTGGCTTATCCGGAATCCGAATTAAACGGTTGATGGAGGGGATTGGCAAGGATTTAGCTGATGTTGATACCATGCTGGTTACTCACGAACACACGGACCATGCCAAGGGGGTGGGAATTCTCGCCCGTAAGTACGGGATGAACGTTTACGCGAACGAAGAGACCTGGCGCGCCATGGATGGCAAAATTGGGAAGATTCCGGTGGAACAGAAATACGTGTTTGATCCAGATACCACGGAACTATGGGGTGATCTTGACGTTGAGAGTTTCACAGTGGCTCACGATGCGGCTCACGCTCAGTTTTATAACTATCATCATAACGGAAAAAGTTTTGTGATTATTACCGATACCGGTTCGGTATCTGATCACGTGGCGGGGTTAATTCGGAACGCTGATGCCTATCTTTTTGAATGTAACTATGACCCTGAGATGCTAATGAACGGAGATTATTCCTATTCCACGAAACTCCGGATTAATAGCTCGACCGGGCACTTATCCAATCAGGATAGTACGGAAATTTTGATGGATGTGATGGGTCTAAAGACCAAACGGATCTTTTTGGCGCACCGAAGTCACCACAATAACACCAAGGCACTAGCTCGATTAACAGTGGCGTCAATTATGAAAAATAACGGGCTTGGGGTGGGTCACGACTTTCAGTTGTTTGATACGGACGTGGAAAAAGCCTCCCCGTTGCTGAATCTCTAA
- a CDS encoding two-component system regulatory protein YycI translates to MNFKRIQGIFLIAFIVIDVFLFMMTKNSKVQDDSENAGSVNSAIVRDMKRDNIKFGNLSNKKETGYYLSAEPQDHFEARLGELKNQNARSENGAVVSDFKSTVKVNPNHPEWTLNRLMRKKGFVLDAAQYRYDRDLSSATKVVYSQQGKQGPFFSSNAQITFSVADQQVVGYTQRELTNVKILHEKNDLITEERAIISLYQYNELPNNTKILWTKLAYTRFLELNGKEVYIPTWVVAINSKSNNKVQIKRINAFNGASVSTEKLQEQQNGKAKVESVGN, encoded by the coding sequence ATGAATTTTAAACGAATTCAGGGAATCTTCTTGATTGCTTTCATTGTAATCGACGTGTTTTTGTTTATGATGACCAAGAACAGTAAGGTTCAAGACGACAGTGAGAACGCCGGGAGTGTGAACAGTGCGATTGTGCGGGATATGAAACGGGATAACATCAAGTTCGGCAACCTTAGTAACAAAAAGGAGACCGGTTATTACCTATCGGCAGAACCGCAGGATCATTTTGAAGCGCGGTTAGGCGAGCTGAAGAACCAAAATGCCCGCAGCGAAAACGGTGCGGTTGTGAGTGATTTTAAGTCAACTGTGAAGGTTAATCCTAATCATCCGGAATGGACCTTGAACCGGTTAATGCGGAAAAAGGGGTTTGTGTTGGATGCTGCTCAATACCGCTATGATCGTGACCTTTCTAGTGCTACCAAAGTGGTTTATTCACAACAAGGGAAACAAGGTCCCTTCTTCTCCTCTAATGCCCAAATCACCTTTAGTGTGGCTGATCAGCAGGTGGTGGGTTATACGCAACGAGAACTTACCAACGTGAAGATTTTGCACGAAAAGAATGATTTGATTACGGAAGAACGGGCCATCATTAGTTTGTATCAGTACAATGAGTTACCGAATAATACTAAAATTCTCTGGACCAAACTTGCCTACACCCGCTTCTTGGAGCTGAACGGGAAGGAAGTTTACATTCCAACCTGGGTCGTCGCCATTAACAGTAAATCGAATAATAAGGTCCAAATTAAGCGGATTAACGCCTTTAATGGGGCTTCCGTCAGCACGGAAAAATTGCAAGAACAACAAAATGGGAAAGCAAAAGTAGAAAGCGTGGGAAATTAA
- a CDS encoding YycH family regulatory protein: protein MMEKLKRYFLPLSLTLAVLISVVLSVSLLTNPARFSSKTHQNRSVALHNDTNVRPLQDVYSPLRVIKTDDHQHQKMLTSPTTNIVGTLIKQFRRTEMNDLKRVSTDKKQRYFDVLNQPNSLTLNYNDSMSAPILGQVLKQTDLFSKRQQFQRIVVPLDDKGNIYFLNDQNYQIYEASIKNLNLKQLHRTLAHDVVSNRVEIRDLNNKPFLYFPHEIKLKDYGYMLQEQSQSTYLSRIIGNSTDTTVKHHQDDTIYSSANQDLTFTGNDDVTYNNFRPQKTVKTKEDALQVAYKNAVQLGVPLASSQFDTYQKQDKTVVYRSFIDGFPIFGDQQLGNYTYQFLNGTTERYQFSLRDFQIPVPTEEQQTTLPSSKDLLAELIKANVDTKKISNVQIGYQIVPNDEHKLLILLRPSWFVKYNNQWVNYQDLEQGNFAKARKENF, encoded by the coding sequence ATGATGGAGAAGCTTAAACGCTATTTTTTACCACTTTCACTAACACTGGCCGTACTGATTAGCGTGGTTTTGTCGGTTTCATTACTAACGAATCCGGCACGGTTTAGTAGTAAGACGCACCAAAACCGGTCGGTGGCGTTGCATAATGATACCAACGTCCGCCCGCTGCAGGACGTTTATTCTCCCCTGCGAGTGATTAAAACGGATGATCATCAACACCAAAAGATGCTGACTTCTCCTACCACCAATATTGTGGGGACACTAATAAAACAGTTCCGCCGAACAGAAATGAATGATTTAAAGCGAGTTAGCACGGACAAGAAGCAACGCTACTTTGACGTTTTAAATCAACCCAACTCACTGACGTTGAATTACAACGATAGCATGTCGGCTCCGATTCTCGGACAGGTTTTAAAGCAAACGGATCTCTTTTCCAAGCGGCAACAATTCCAACGAATCGTGGTGCCTTTAGATGACAAAGGCAACATTTATTTTTTAAACGATCAGAACTACCAAATTTATGAGGCCAGCATTAAGAACTTAAATTTAAAGCAACTACACCGAACTCTGGCTCACGATGTCGTTAGTAACCGGGTCGAGATTCGGGACTTGAATAACAAACCGTTTCTCTATTTTCCACATGAGATTAAGCTCAAGGATTACGGATACATGTTGCAAGAGCAGTCTCAATCTACGTATCTAAGCCGGATTATTGGAAACAGTACGGATACGACTGTGAAACACCATCAGGATGATACCATTTACTCGTCGGCCAATCAGGATCTAACCTTTACTGGTAATGACGACGTGACTTACAACAACTTCCGGCCCCAAAAGACCGTGAAGACGAAAGAAGACGCGTTGCAGGTGGCTTATAAAAATGCGGTTCAACTTGGAGTCCCACTGGCATCATCCCAATTTGATACGTACCAAAAGCAGGACAAAACGGTAGTGTACCGGTCCTTTATTGATGGGTTTCCAATTTTTGGGGACCAACAGCTCGGGAACTATACTTATCAATTTTTGAACGGAACGACCGAACGCTACCAATTCTCGCTCCGGGACTTTCAAATTCCGGTTCCAACTGAGGAACAACAGACGACGCTGCCAAGTAGTAAGGATTTGCTCGCGGAATTAATCAAAGCTAACGTAGACACTAAAAAAATTAGTAACGTCCAAATTGGATATCAAATTGTTCCAAACGATGAGCATAAGTTGCTAATCTTGTTGCGACCAAGTTGGTTTGTGAAGTATAACAACCAATGGGTGAACTATCAGGACTTGGAGCAGGGTAATTTTGCCAAAGCACGAAAGGAGAATTTCTAA
- the walK gene encoding cell wall metabolism sensor histidine kinase WalK: MALKWKFFKSIHFKIALVFVLMMLLTLETVGAVFVRQLEYQNLNTFKESIQLKPYINTSLKKQLASRNQIKANKQIQTILQDADVSNNAEVTVVDARGNIRGTNQNNEQSLVGQKNTDGDIKTALYSSKTIEKTTSSNNNRYYIQVTPLINSAKNQNNIEGVVYIRANLSQVYRNINNITIIYLFAAVLSIILGLLLTLIISRTITKPIDELKRQTEQIARGDYSGHVQVYGNDELGQLAHAVNNLSVQVEESQESTESERRRLDSVLDNMTDGVVATDRRGLVTIVNDEAIELLGTSKQAVVGQPILKVLKLEDQYNLRDLIEDPGQVYLDFSTAERRLILSAHFSLIQRKSGFINGLVCVFHDVTAQQKIDEDRRQFVSNVSHELRTPLTSVHSYLEALTDGAWKDPELAPKFLHVTQDETDRMIRMINDLLTLSRMDSGTQKYDSELVNINKIFNYILDRFDMIVKNDEKKHYRIQREFTTQDLWAEIDPDRFTQVIDNIMNNAVKYSPDGGVITCRLYENHNRVVLSISDQGLGMPQSALKHIFDRFYRVDKARSRAQGGSGLGLAISKEIIESFGGSIRVESTEGRGSTFYISLPYESIEEDLWDDGEA, encoded by the coding sequence ATGGCCCTAAAATGGAAGTTTTTTAAATCCATTCACTTTAAAATTGCGTTAGTCTTCGTGTTAATGATGCTGTTAACGCTCGAAACCGTGGGGGCCGTTTTTGTGCGGCAGTTGGAGTATCAAAACCTCAACACATTTAAGGAATCGATTCAACTAAAGCCGTACATTAATACGTCGCTAAAGAAACAGTTAGCCAGCCGGAATCAAATTAAAGCGAACAAGCAGATTCAAACAATTTTACAGGATGCGGACGTTAGCAATAACGCCGAAGTGACGGTGGTGGATGCCCGGGGTAACATTCGGGGGACTAATCAAAACAATGAACAGTCGTTGGTTGGCCAAAAGAATACCGATGGCGACATTAAGACGGCGCTATATAGTAGCAAAACAATTGAAAAAACGACTTCCAGTAACAATAATCGGTATTATATTCAGGTAACGCCTTTGATTAACAGCGCAAAGAATCAGAATAACATCGAAGGGGTCGTGTACATCCGGGCTAACCTAAGTCAGGTGTACCGTAACATTAACAACATCACGATTATTTACTTGTTTGCGGCTGTCCTGTCGATTATCCTGGGACTCTTACTGACGCTGATTATTTCGCGCACGATTACCAAGCCGATTGATGAATTGAAGCGCCAGACCGAACAGATTGCACGGGGCGATTATTCAGGGCACGTGCAGGTATATGGTAACGATGAGCTGGGTCAACTAGCGCATGCTGTTAACAATTTGTCGGTGCAGGTGGAAGAATCCCAAGAATCCACGGAGTCGGAGCGACGCCGGCTGGATTCGGTGCTAGATAACATGACAGATGGCGTGGTGGCTACCGATCGCCGGGGACTGGTTACGATTGTGAATGATGAAGCGATTGAGTTGCTGGGAACTTCAAAACAAGCGGTCGTGGGGCAACCAATTCTCAAGGTCTTGAAGTTAGAGGATCAATATAACCTGCGGGATTTGATTGAAGACCCGGGGCAGGTCTACCTTGACTTTTCAACAGCAGAACGCCGGTTGATTTTGTCAGCTCATTTTTCGTTGATTCAACGCAAATCTGGGTTCATCAACGGGTTAGTATGTGTGTTCCATGACGTTACAGCGCAACAAAAAATTGATGAAGACCGGCGCCAGTTTGTATCCAACGTGTCGCATGAGTTACGAACGCCATTAACGAGCGTTCATTCTTACCTAGAAGCCCTGACGGACGGCGCTTGGAAGGATCCGGAGCTCGCTCCCAAATTCTTGCACGTGACCCAGGATGAAACGGACCGGATGATTCGGATGATTAACGATCTCTTGACCTTGTCACGGATGGACTCGGGAACGCAGAAGTACGATAGTGAACTGGTTAACATCAATAAGATTTTTAACTACATCTTAGATCGTTTCGATATGATTGTGAAAAATGATGAAAAGAAGCACTATCGGATTCAGCGGGAGTTCACCACGCAGGATTTATGGGCAGAAATTGATCCGGACCGTTTTACCCAGGTGATTGATAACATCATGAACAACGCGGTGAAGTATTCTCCAGACGGGGGTGTGATTACCTGTCGGTTGTATGAAAACCATAACCGCGTGGTCTTGAGTATTAGTGACCAAGGACTGGGAATGCCTCAAAGTGCTTTAAAACACATCTTTGATCGGTTCTACCGGGTAGACAAAGCGCGGTCGCGGGCCCAAGGAGGAAGTGGACTTGGTCTGGCCATTTCGAAGGAAATCATCGAATCATTTGGTGGTTCCATCCGGGTCGAAAGTACGGAAGGTCGCGGATCCACCTTCTATATCTCACTTCCATATGAATCAATTGAGGAGGACCTTTGGGATGATGGAGAAGCTTAA
- the yycF gene encoding response regulator YycF codes for MAKILVVDDEKPITDIEKFSLEKEGYEVIVAYDGEEALAKVEDDHPDLVILDLMLPKMDGLEVAKEIRKTHDMPIIMVTAKDSELDKVLGLEIGADDYVTKPFSNRELVARVKANLRRQSVANEAAGPADNEQRDITIGNLTIHPDSYSVTKDGAPVDLTHREFELIHYLAQHSGQVMTREHLLQTVWGYDYFGDVRTVDVTVRRLREKIEDDPSHPQWLVTRRGVGYYVRDNPEAK; via the coding sequence ATGGCAAAAATACTAGTCGTTGATGACGAAAAACCCATTACAGACATTGAAAAATTTAGTTTAGAAAAAGAAGGTTACGAGGTCATCGTTGCTTATGACGGAGAAGAAGCGCTGGCGAAGGTTGAAGATGATCATCCCGATTTGGTCATCCTTGATTTAATGTTGCCGAAGATGGACGGTTTGGAAGTGGCTAAGGAGATTCGCAAGACCCACGACATGCCGATTATCATGGTGACTGCTAAGGATTCCGAGTTAGATAAGGTACTTGGACTTGAAATCGGAGCTGATGATTATGTGACGAAGCCATTTTCCAACCGAGAACTAGTGGCCCGGGTGAAGGCGAATTTGCGCCGGCAGTCAGTAGCTAACGAAGCAGCGGGACCAGCTGATAACGAACAACGTGACATTACGATTGGAAATCTCACGATTCATCCGGATTCGTATTCCGTGACGAAAGATGGAGCTCCGGTTGATTTAACCCACCGCGAATTTGAACTAATTCACTACCTGGCCCAGCACAGCGGGCAAGTGATGACGCGGGAACACCTCCTCCAAACTGTGTGGGGCTATGATTACTTTGGGGACGTTCGGACCGTAGACGTGACGGTTCGGCGGCTGCGGGAAAAGATTGAAGACGATCCTAGTCACCCCCAGTGGTTGGTTACTCGACGTGGGGTGGGTTATTATGTGCGTGATAATCCAGAAGCTAAGTAA